GCCCCAGCCAGGTAGGAGGCCGTGGCCTCGCCCTCCACGGTGGTGGAAGTGGCGAGCACCACCTCTTTGACGCCGTCTTCGGAGACCCTTTTCAGAAGGTGGGCTATGGTGAGGGCTTCGGGGCCGATTCCGTTCATGGGGGAGAGAACCCCCATGAGGACGTGGTAACGCCCGTTGAAGGCCCCGGCCTTTTCGAGCGCCACGAGATCGGTGGGGTTTTCCACCACGCATACCAGCGAGGGGTCGCGCCTCTCGTCCGCACACACCCGTCACAGGCCGCCGTCAGCGAGGCCGTGGCAGACCTCGCAGAAGCCGCCCGCCTCCCTGGCCGCCAATATGCTTTCCGCAAGCTCGCGGGCGTCTTTGGCCGGGCAGTTCAGAACGTGGAGGGCGAGCCTTTCGGCGGTCTTCTCCCCGATTCCCGGCAGCTTGGCCATCTGCCTTATGAGCCTCGTGAGTGATGCGGGATAGACGCCCATGCCGGGAAATTTTCCTTAACAGCCACTTGATGAAAACCCTAATAAAGCCTGGGCAAAAGTCGGTGTGTTTGCCCCTCTTGTGCTTCGCACCCCGGCAACCAGAAAGCCTGCGCCACCCACACGCGAGCCAATCGGCAAGCGTTTTTACAACCGCCATATGTGATGAAGCCCGGATAATAACCCCGCACCGAGCCCTTCAACCAACCCCGCATTGAGCCTGGATAAAAACGATGAAGCGCAAGGACGGCGAGCGGGCGGCGGCGGAGCGTGCTTTTCGCACGTGAGCACGCCGCCCGCGAAGCCTGACACAGCAGTTCGCGTTTTCAGACGGGCGTTAGAACAACCCCGGGATTTTCATGCCCCCCGTGACCTTGCCCATTTCCTCGGACACCATGAGCTGGCTCTTGTTGATGCCGTCGTTCACCGCCGCGACTATCATGTCCTGGAGCATGTCCACGTCTTCGGGATCGACGACCTCCTTTTCGATGGCGATGGACATGAGCTGCTGCTTGCCGTTGACCACCACCTTGACCATGCCGCCGCCTGCGGAGCCTTCCACGGTCTTGTCGCCAAGCTCGTCCTGAAGCGAGGCCATTTTCTGCTGAAGTTTCTGGGCCTGCTTCATTATGGAGCCCATGTCGCCCATTTTCGGCATTTTTTTATCTCCTTTACTTCATGAAAAAAAGTTTATGGCTTAAGCTCAAGAGCCAATAAAAATCATTTTTGGGACCCGCAAAAAAAGGGGGGGGCGGGCTGTGGGAAAAGGCCCGTCATTTTTTTAAGGGCACTACCTCCGGGCGAACCGAGCCGAAGATGTCGAGAACGTCCTCGATAATGGGATGATTGGCAAGGGCGCGGGCCTCGTCTTCGTCCCTTTCCGGCGGATCGGGCCTTTCTGTGCGGACCGCCCTCCTTACGGATTCGGGGATTTCCCGGAAACCCCGGCCGTCTTCGGCCTCTTCCGGCAGGGCGTCCGCCCGGTCATCCGCCTCTTCCATAACAGCCGGATCACCCTCTGGCAAGGCCGCGCCGGAGGGTGCGGAAAAAACCGAGGGAGGCTCAGCCGTTCTGGGCT
This window of the Deltaproteobacteria bacterium genome carries:
- a CDS encoding YbaB/EbfC family nucleoid-associated protein; amino-acid sequence: MGDMGSIMKQAQKLQQKMASLQDELGDKTVEGSAGGGMVKVVVNGKQQLMSIAIEKEVVDPEDVDMLQDMIVAAVNDGINKSQLMVSEEMGKVTGGMKIPGLF